The following nucleotide sequence is from Cyclobacteriaceae bacterium.
CATCCATCTCATCATCACCACCAGTATATTCTCAAATGCCCGTTTCTTTTTTGACGAAACTCATCAGCTCCTTAATATAAGGTTTGCTGAAGTCGAACTTGATTCCTGCTGCCTTGTAGATTTCAGGAATAGTCTTAAGATTTCCAAGCTTTAATGCATTGAGGTATCCATCCAATCCCTGCTTCCTGTCTTTCTTATAATTTCTCCAGATAGCGATGGCACCGAGTTGAGCCATGCCGTACTCAATATAATAGAATGGCACTTCGTATAAGTGAAGCTGCTTCTGCCACAGGTAGTCCTTTGCTTCTTCAAGTCCCTGCCAATCGGTTACTGTATCTGCAAACTCATGAAATATAATATTCCAGCGTCTCTTTCTTTGCTCGGTAGTATGCTCCGGGTTTTCATAGATCCAATGCTGGAATTTATCAATGGTCGCTACCCATGGAAGCGTCTCAATAGTATCTTCCAGTTGTTCCATGCGTGCGCGACTCAGGTCTTCAGGATTCTTAAAGAAGATATCCCATTGATCCATGGAAATTAATTCCATCGACATTGATGCAAGCTCGGCAACTTCCATTGGCGGGCTCTTGAAGTCTCCAAGGGCAAGATCTTTCGTAAGGAAATTGTGAACAGCGTGTCCGCCCTCATGCATGATTGTAGTCATGTCACGCATAGTGGATGTCGCATTCATAAATATAAACGGCACTCCGATCTCTGATAAAGGATAATTGTAACCCCCCGGCGCTTTGCCTTTGCGGGATTCAAGATCAAGGTGACCCATTGCATTCATGATCTGCAAACACTCCCCAAGGAATGGATCAATTCGCTTAAAGCACTCAATGGATTTATCGGTTAGATCCTTGCCGCCTTCAAATGCTTTCAAAGCAGGGCGACCTTGCGTATCCACCGCTTTATCCCAGGGACGAAGAGTGTCAACCCCCAACGATTCTTTTCTTGCTTCTACCAGTTCTTCGATGACCGGAACTACTTCTGACGAAATAGAATCATGGAAATCAAAACAATCTTTTGGTGTGTAGTCGAATCTTCCATATGACTTAAACATATAGTCACGGAAATTGGAGAACCCGGCATTCACCGCTACCTGGTGGCGCAGCTTTATAAGTTTGGTGAACAGCTCATCCAGCACATCTTTATCTTTCAATCTACGCGCTGTGATCTTGTGATACATTTCCTCACGAACAGCACGATCTGTTTCCAGCAGAACAACGGATGCCTGTTGTAATGTCAGCTCCTGCCCCTTCCATTCAATGGTCATGGCCCCTGACAGTTGTGCGTACTTCTGTGTTTCGGTATTGATCTCAGTGTAAAGAGGGACATTCTCTTCACGGAAGAGCTCAATATCCTTCTTAAGGTTGCGGATAAGGATATTAAATCCTGGTTCTTTGGAAAGCTCCTGAAGAAAAGGTGAAGCGGCAGCCTTTTTATTCAGCTGATCTGAAACAGGTGCGATCTGTGGTTGAATGTTCTGAACAAAATCCTGGTACTTATCGCTGTTCTCTTTGTTATCTGTGTAGCATGTCATGCGAATATATCGCCACCCAAGATCCTCACTGATGGCGGACTCCAGTTCGCTGCGATCGCGGAACCAATCCCTGAGGTCGGAAGAAGAGCTGATGTTCTTGTTTAGGAGAGCATCGAAATAGGGCTTTAATTCCTCCCAGTTAGTCACTGTGAAATCTTCCTTTAGAAAGAGGCGCTTAGGGCGAGTGGGAATAACGAGTTCAGACATTTAGCTTAAGTATTTGATGATGTAAGTTTAAAGTAACAACTATCTTTAAATCAACGGCGAACCAATCACCAAAATTTCAAATTACCAAATCACTTTTTCATAAATTCACGGGGGAGAACTTTACAGAATAGAAATCGTTGAAGGGACCATGATTTTAAAGCAGTTTCCTAACCTGGCATGGCTGAAATCACAAGTGGCGGATCAATTCGCCAATCGCAAGGGGGCGAATGGCCATGTGCTGGAAAATCAGGGATGGCCAACGGCGATCTTAAATGTCACTGCGAGTAACATCGTTCGGGATAATATTTCCGGACCGCTCTCCATTTTCAGTAATCTTTCCGGCAAAAGTCATGTGACGGTCGACCGCAAAAGAGTAGCGCTGACACCGGGAATGTTTTTCATCTCCAATACCAAACAAGTCTATACGCTTGAGGTAGAGAATCAGAAGCCTGCTGAAACCTTTAACATTCACTTCGGAGAAGCATTTTCTAAAAAAGCTTTTCAGAGCATCTTCTCTTCACCGGATCAATTGATTGAAAACAGACTTGATGCCAGAAATGAAAACTTCGGTTTTTATAACCGATTGATCCCATCTTCAAAAGAGTTTCATCAGACTATTTCTGATATCAGGAGCGGCGACAATGACAAACTTCTTGTAGAGGAAA
It contains:
- a CDS encoding helix-turn-helix transcriptional regulator, with product MILKQFPNLAWLKSQVADQFANRKGANGHVLENQGWPTAILNVTASNIVRDNISGPLSIFSNLSGKSHVTVDRKRVALTPGMFFISNTKQVYTLEVENQKPAETFNIHFGEAFSKKAFQSIFSSPDQLIENRLDARNENFGFYNRLIPSSKEFHQTISDIRSGDNDKLLVEEKLFQLVTILLNEEKKVLKISSNLTVVKQSTREEILKRLLHATDYIYSSYHHNPDLDELSRISCLSKFHFLRLFKLAYNQTPHQLITALKIQKAKELLKGKSEIGGIARELGFDTVSSFSRLFKNESGVYPTRFREIVS
- a CDS encoding M3 family oligoendopeptidase, with product MSELVIPTRPKRLFLKEDFTVTNWEELKPYFDALLNKNISSSSDLRDWFRDRSELESAISEDLGWRYIRMTCYTDNKENSDKYQDFVQNIQPQIAPVSDQLNKKAAASPFLQELSKEPGFNILIRNLKKDIELFREENVPLYTEINTETQKYAQLSGAMTIEWKGQELTLQQASVVLLETDRAVREEMYHKITARRLKDKDVLDELFTKLIKLRHQVAVNAGFSNFRDYMFKSYGRFDYTPKDCFDFHDSISSEVVPVIEELVEARKESLGVDTLRPWDKAVDTQGRPALKAFEGGKDLTDKSIECFKRIDPFLGECLQIMNAMGHLDLESRKGKAPGGYNYPLSEIGVPFIFMNATSTMRDMTTIMHEGGHAVHNFLTKDLALGDFKSPPMEVAELASMSMELISMDQWDIFFKNPEDLSRARMEQLEDTIETLPWVATIDKFQHWIYENPEHTTEQRKRRWNIIFHEFADTVTDWQGLEEAKDYLWQKQLHLYEVPFYYIEYGMAQLGAIAIWRNYKKDRKQGLDGYLNALKLGNLKTIPEIYKAAGIKFDFSKPYIKELMSFVKKETGI